In the genome of Hyphomicrobium sp. ghe19, the window AGGACGTGCGCAAACCCGTAATGTCGTCGCCAAACTTCTTCACCTCGCGCTGGACGTCGTCCAGCACATCCTTAAGTTCGGGCATTCCTGCCTCCTGCGTTTAATGGTGGGGAGTGATCAGCTTTCGGGTTGAGCGGATGCTCTCCAAAAGCCCCTTAACGTCCTGATCGTCCCCGGCCTCACGCCGTGCGATCGACTTCAAGCGGCTGACGAAATCGCGAGCCGTCTTCTTCGACCACGACGGACCGCCTGCCTCACGCAGGAAGTCCTCACAGTCGGAGAGCGAGTTAAGGCCATCGATGTCGGCGGACTTCACAGCGCCGACACGCGCCTTATCATTAGCGGGGAACGTCACGATGCTGAGTTCGACGAGATCGATCTCATGCAATGTGCGGCGCGGTTCGCTAGGCTTCGTTCCCATCGTGAATTTTTTGGCGCGGTATCCAATAGACAGGCCGTCAAGTGACCCCGCCTTCATGCCTTCGTGGAGAAGCTGGCCGCGATCGGTGCCGAGCGCGAATAGTTCGCCTTCGACTTTGAGCCCTTTTGCATTCTCTTCCATCGAGACCCATTTGCCGACGGGCAACATGTCGTCGACTGGACCGAAAAATCCGCCGTGCTGCAGGAGCATCGGCGGCAACTTCCCTTTTTCTGCCCATTGATTCAGGCTAGCCTTGAAGGCGCCGCGTTCGATGACGTCGCCGTACGAATCGACGTTGCCGAAGATGGCGCCGTAGCCGCTGAACGAACCGTCCTTTGCGCCAGACGCGAATTTGATTTCGAAATTGGCCTGGTATCTATCCATTGACGGGATCCTTGCTGCCGGGTTGTCGCGCGATTGGACGAGGGAAGCCGTCGTCTCCGATCGGCGTTGTGTTGACGGGCACGTACAGGCGATCGCCGCCCGGCTTCGGCGACATTTCGTCGAACGAGCGGACCTCATCGGGTGTCAACCAACCGGGGTTCCCGCCTCCGCCCAATGCGATTTTGAAGTATTCCGCTTTGTCCTTCATCGCTGGCGACAGGAATGCCTGCTCTAGGAAGGACAAGTAGAATCCCTTCTCGCGCTCCTCCTTTGTTAGCAGCCAGCGCTTGGCTGACGATGCCACGCGGTCGTGCAACGGGCGCACGGTATGGACGAGATGTGCGAGAAACATCTGCTCGGCCGAGGCGTAGGTCGCGGCTTTGTCGCCGGAGTAGCCGACCATGATCGGCAGAACACCCATGCCTCGGCAGCATTCCTCAACTTGAAACTGCCGGACCTGGATGTGCTGCGCGTCGACACCGGTCATCGCGAGCGACTGCCATTTAATGCCATTGTCGAGCACAGCGGTCTTGAAGCGATTGGCGAGCCCGACTTGGTGTGCTGCCCACTGTTCCCTAAGCCGTTGCCTGGCCTCTTTGCCCAACACCTTCTCGGTGGTCAGAATACCGCCCGGCTGCGCGCCATTGCTGTGAAGACGCGCATGCGTCTCTTCCGATGCGAGGGAAAGTCCGATCGCTTCGCGGATGAGTTTCACAGCATCGAGGCCGACACTTCCGTTCCACGACGGACCGCGAATATGCCAGATCTCGCTGGCATCGAAATCAGCGGTTTGGCCGGGCAATATCTGCGCCCGGTATTTCATACTCCCATCGGACGCCATTCGAGCCGTACAGTCGACGAGAGGAATAAGCTCATCGATCCGCCCGTTGACTCGGCCGATAAACGAATAATGATTGCCTGTAAGTGCTAGATGAAGGCCGATCGTCTCACGATATTCGAGCCCGCTCTGCCATTGGTTCGGTGCATCTTCCAGAACGGCATAGAGAGGATGGGACCGATCTTCCTGCCGCGTCTTTGAGTTCGCGTCGCGTCGATAGATCTTGCACGGCACCATCAAGGCTTCCGCGATCCTGCGCGCACATGCAAGGACCGTCGTGCATTGAAGCGCCGTCTTCCAGGTGATCGAGACACCGGATTTGGACGGCTCGCCGCCAAATAGGTTGGCCCACAGGCTTTCCATGGGGCCGTAGACTATGGCGCTTTTCGCCTCCAGGCCGCCTGCGATGGAGCCGAAGACACCTCTCACGTCTGTGAACCCGACAGGGCACTAGTCGTACGCGAAGAGAGCAGCACGCCGGTCAACACCAAGCTGCCCCCTACGATGAACCCCGCTGCAGGATGTAAGAGCCACGCGCCATAGGCTATGGAGCCAACCGCTGCCAACCCGGCGCCTTCCCTTAGAAGGTCCGGCAACACGCGCAGAAACGCGAGGGCCGCCGCAGCAAAGCCCGTTCCAATGCTTCGAAACATTCAGATCACCATCAAGTCGTTGTCATCAAGGTAGGAGCCCTGCGACGGGCTGGGATTGCGGACCATGACCGTGGCCGCATCGAACAACGCCATCGCAGGGTCGATTTTGGCGTCGCCGGCGTTCTGCTTGGTCGCGCGAATGGCAGTTGCTGTTGGTTCGATCTTCAAGTTCCCGACGCACCACGCCATCATGGCGCCGCCGGCATGTCGGAGTAGACCTTTCGCCAAGCGCCGCTCGGTCGTCTTGATCGCGTTCATCATGCCGAAGCCCTGCGGCACGCCGAACAGAAGCTCGTTTTCCGAAGTGACATCGATGTCGGCCAAGAGTTCTACGAGCTCGCCCAACCCGGCAGGGTCAACTCCGACGCCGCCAAGTAAGCCGCGTTCCTTAACGATGCGGATAATCTCGACGATCGCACCGAGATCGCTCAATTCGTCGCCCACGATCGTCAGTTCCCCGGCCTTCTGAAATTGGAGCAATACCGGTGCGATTGACTTACGTCGCTCGAGCACGCCGCTGTGGCACCATGCGTGCGACCAGCAAAGCCAACGCTTCATGCGCTGGACCGTCGTCCGGCCAGCCACCTCAACTTCAATTTCAATTTCGTCCGGCTCTCGCCCTATAGCGCTGAGCCCGAAGATGTCGTCGAGACCACCTCCGTCAGCCCCGAGGGTGACGCATTCACAGCGGTCAAGCAGTGCGTAAAACGCATCGAATGATGACCTCGCGTTGATGGCTGCAAGATCCGCGTCAACCGCTGAGATCCAGTGGTCGGCGCCGGGCCAGCGATTGGACCGGAGGTTGATTCCGATCTCGATGTTCAGATGCTTAGCGAGATGCGAGGCGAGCGCGCCTGGGCCGCTATTTTTCGCCTTGTTCAGTTCGTCAAGAAGCCAATCACGATCGACCGAGCGATCAATGTTTGGGTTGGTGACGTAAAAATACGAAGGATCAAGGTAGGCTTCTCGTTCCACCATTTCGGGCGGAAATTCGTAGAGAACGGCAAGACTCTTACGATCGACGATCTTGCCGTCGCGAACATCGCGGAAGTAATCGAGCTTCGCTTTGAACACCCCGGCCGGAGGTTCGTCAGACTGGGTCGAAAGATAGATCACGAAGCCTTCCGGCCGCGAAACCAACCCTCCCGTCGCTTCGCGCAACATCGCGTCGGCCTTCAGCTTCTTACCGAAGATCCACAATTCGTCGACGAGAACGAAAGCGGCCTTCTTGCCACCGACCGTATCGGTATCGGCCGCAACAACCTTCAAGACCGCCTTGGTGATACGATGCGTGATCTGGCGGAAGTTGTCCTGAACGTGAAGCAACGTTACCAACTCCGGATCGGCGCGCACCATATCGGCGGCCGGCTTGTAGGAGTTGTTTGCGATCTCGAGTGTCGGTGCCAGGATCAACAGCTCAGACGAATGCCGCCAGTTTCGGATTAGCGCTGTCAACATGATCGCGGCCGCGATGGTCGACTTCCCGTTCTTCTTGGAGATGAGCAGGAAGAATTCGCGGATCAGCCGCTTGGCATTTCCTGCGTCATAGGCACCAAAGATCGCACGAACAAAATCAAACACCCAGTCGGCGCAGGCTTCACCAAATGTCGGCTGACCGGCAATGTCGACGACTCGCAGCGACTTGAATACTTCGAGTGCCTGCTCGGCTTCATTGGGAAACAGCGGCTCGAACGGAATGAGCGGTTCGCGCGCAAGTATACGATGCTCCCAATTCGGAACCGCAGTCGACCATTCCATCAGGCGTTATTGACCACAAGTTTCGGCGCCGGCGGCGGTGCGAATTTACCTGTGACGTTCGACGCCGCGGTCTGCATCGCCTCTTTTTTTCCGGGCTTTTCACTCGGGGCGACGCGGTCGGCGGCCGACGTGATCTCGCCCTTGCGTAAGAACTTCTCTTGAGCGGATGCGTTGCCCGCAACGGCCGCTCGGTACTGAGCCAGGAGGACTTCGCCGCGTCGCTTTGCAGCGCCAGTCGCCAACTCCTCCTTGAAGAATTTTCGCAGAGTTCCGCGAGATACACCGATAACTCGAGCGATATCTTCCTCGCCCTGCCCGCCGGCGACCAACACTTCGACGAGCTCGCGCTGATTGCCATCAGGCTCAAAAGTGGGCCGTCCGCCTGCACTTTTTGCACGTCGCGTTGATTTTTTACGGCTTTTCCCTGCCTTTCCTGAATTTCGCATTTTTGTACAAAAACCCCTGAATTCTCCCGGAGAAAAAAAATTGTGCGCGTGAGACCCTGTGCGGTGGGGGCCCCCTAACTTTGTGAAGATTTTATCCCCCCTGGGGGTGGTCTCTCTTCGCCATCCGTTTCGCGCGCTCGCGGGCCGTCTTGCGTGAATGCGAGGCGGCGCACCTCAGCATCATGTTGCGCCTATCGAGTGGAGCGCCGCCGTCTCTCATCTCAACGATGTGATCAGCGTACACGCGCATGTCAGGCCGATGAGTTCGGCCATCGCACTGAGGGTCTTCACAGACCCTGCCGCGCTCGCGAATGAGATCAGCGACAAACGCACGCCATTCGGACGATGAGTAGAAGTCCTCGGCCACCTTCGGTGGCGGGCGCACGGTGCGCGTGTCCATTGTCCGAATGCGCGGCATCAACGTTCGGAGCATCGGCGAAGACTCCATCTCCCTTAAGTGATCAGCCTCTCGTCGTGGAAGGCCTGCAGCGCCGCTTTCATCGCCGTCAGATCGGCAACCGATCGGCCGCGCCATAGCACGCCGAATTGTCGGCCGCGCTCGTAGGCGAGTTGCGCGCTGCGAAGGTGGGGGTTCGGCCCGCGCTTGCCCTCGGGATAAATGAAACGTTTGCCCGCGTAGCCATCGCCGAAGCCAATGACGAATGCCGGCGAGTAGAACAGCGCATCGGTTGTCGTCGACATGGGCCGGCTAGCGTTGGTCGCCGTCATGACTTCACGCCTCGAATGCAACTGCGAAAAGCAAGAAGAACGGCCAAGCCGCACACCCGCCGTGGGCGAGCAGAAACGCGAGGACGAGGCAGACGAAAGCGCCGGCGGACATCTCGAGCTCCGTTAGTGCCTTGCGGCCGCGAATTCTTTTTCCAACGCGTCCTCGGGCGAGAGGCCGCCGTCGAACATTTCACGCCAACACGTCACACCGCCGGTCGCGATATATTTCGCGCCGTCGCCATCGGGCAGATTGAAACCGTATTCGATCAGCCGAGCGAGGCGGTCTAACCATTTCTGGAATTCCATCCCCTCTCGAGCTCCAATTGCAGGTATTCGGCTAGGCGAGCAAAGGACCGTACGGCCTCGGCCCTATATCGCTTGGGCGATTGCCCGCCTATGCGAATGCCTGCGAATTCGAATTATTCAAACCGTGAATGAGATTTGAATAATTATCGCCGCTTTTGCAGATTTGGGGACTGTCCGTCGCCGTCGGTTGTCCGGCCATAACGTCAGTCCCCTTTATTTAAAGTCCGCGATGTGATTTTGGGGCGGCCAACTCCCGGCAACTAAAGGCCCTCTATCGGATTTCGAGGTCATACGATCACATGACAGCCTCCTGAGTTACCGCGGCCAGGTTGTCCCGAGTTCGTGCGGTCCTTACGGCGCTGTAGGCCTGCCCGTGGCATACCCTCGAGCAAGGCCGGTGCCTTCCTGGCACCCCTCGAGGCGGGTCCGAATTTTCACGAATTGTCAGCGACAGTTACGCACCTATGAGCGGTGCACCTGGCGGCGGCGGGGTTCGAACTTGATCTAAGTCGAGTTCCGTCAACGGGCGAGAGCATTCGGGTCGATTTCTTCGCGGTCGGCTGATTGCTCGCTTGAGGCTGGCGTCTGCGACGCGGCAGCTTTGGTTTTGCATAGCCTGGCCGGATCAATTCGGCACGAAAAAACCCGGCATCGCTCGGGTGCCGGGTTTCAATCTCACACGTCTCGCGACGGTAGAAACGATTCGCACAGATTCGGGCCAAAGCGTAAAGGGGGTACTATTGGTTTTTTTCGTTTTTTTCGCCCTGAATTTCCAAAACGGTGAATTGCGGCTCAAATTGATCGCCCGATGGCCTGCAAAATAAATCGCGAACCCAGTCGCTATTCGAGGGCCATATGGTCTCTATAAGCCACTTCCGCTCGCGCGGTTTCGGCGATTTCGTCATTTTGACCTCGATAATGGGTCTTGCTGAAGAGCAACGGTTACCACCCAAGATGCGAGCTCGCGAAAACTCGCCTCATCTAACTGTAGGCTTTCATCGCCGACTCGAATTGCCACGCGCCCGTCGCCGAGAGCGGTCATCGTAAGCCACACCTCGCCGTCGCGGCCTTCCCCAAGCTGAAGCTTCGCGGGCTGCATTTTTGAGCCGGTGCGCGCGTTGACGAGCGTCATATCCGCTTTTCCCCTCGTCAATCCCGGTCGATACGCAATGCGAGTTCAGTGGTGATCTGTTTGTTTGCCGTCGACGCCGCTACCCTGGCGTATTTGGGGGAACCGGGATCAATCGAGACCTGAAAGGTCCGGAGCAACGACGACAATAATTCCTCTGTCGTCATCTTGTGGGCGGGTTTTGACAGGATTTCTTCGCTTTTTGCCATTTGCCCTATCCTTCCTTGATTGGCTCGGCGATGAAAGTTATCGCGTTGTCGCCCGCTTTAGGATGTCGGCGGCCTCGGCGGGCGTAAAAGCCCGCTGAAGCTTTACCCAAAGCTTCAGCGGATCGCGGCGGCTCTTCATTTCGCCGCCATGCTCGACAACCATCCACGGGACAACCGAAGACACTCCCAGATCGTAAGCCAAATCGGGGTGGAGCTCTTTGCCGAGATTTTCGCGCAGCCGTTCGAAAAGGCCGCCGGTTTCCCACAATTCGACGGTGATGATGTGCTGCGGACTTTCTGACATGACGATCCTCCCTCGTTCCCAAATCCTGAGCCCGTTTTTTGAGTATCAACCCCAGCAAGGCGGCGATTCGATCAGGCGATCAGCCGATCGAAAAACCGTTTGTCTTTCCACTGCTTCTTTTCGAGGTGGAAATATCCGCTTTGTGCGAAGGCCTCACCCGCATCTTTGGCATTGAACACCAAGTCCGGCAATTGGGTCTCGTCGACATCGCGAACGTATATCCACGTCACCCCGTCGAGGTGCTCGCCCGCCGGCAGATTGCGACCCGAGCGGTCAATCGTAGCGGTGAACCAATCTTTCGCGGCCGAAAGTCGGAATATGCGGAGCATCTTTAGCCTCGCGCCCTAAGTTCCGTTTTGACGTGCCAAGCCCAGCGCCGTAGCGATTCGATCAGCCTCGGGTGTGCCGCCGGTACTCAGCAACTGCCGCCAGAGCACCCAGCGCGAACGGTCCTAATCCCAGCACCCATGGCCAATTCGGAATTGTGTGCGGCCAGTTGTACGCCCAAACAAATTCACCGATGAAGCCCAGCACGGTGACACCTGCAAACTGTCTCGACGCCTCTTTCTCGGCCATGATACGCGTTTGCCGCTGTAGCTCGCGCAGGTGCTGGTCTTGCATCGGCCGTCACTCCCCCTTTTTGAGTTTCGCCCGAGAATACCCAGCGCTTTCGGCCGAGAGTAGTCCCTATTCGCCTCTCCGCTTTCGAAACACATCGCGGAAAGTCGGGAATTCGAAATGGCCATCTGCCAGTAGTGAGCGCATATCGGCAGCGCTCATTTCAAGCGCATTGACGACATAGCGGCCAGGCTCGGCGGCTTCCTCGACTGAGTATCCTTGCGAGATCAGCGACTCGACGACGTCGGCGATCGGCCGTTCGACCATGTCAGGCTTCCCCCCAAAAAACTCAGAACCAACGATAGCCAAGTCTCCAATCGAACCCGCTCAGTCTTCCAGCTTGTATGTTGCGCCCGCAATATCACAGTAGCGCCCCCAAGCCGTGCTTCGGCCGATGTGCGCTTCTGGAACGATACCTTCAAGCTTCTCGGCATCATTGGCGCTCAGTTCGACGACGATACCATCGCTCATCCCTGCCGCCTTCAAGGCCACCCGAAGGCCGGCCGTCGCTGCAACGATATCTGCATAGGCTTTACTCATCGCTGCTTTCTCCCCTCTAGCGCTTCGCGCAGCAACATTCGGATGGCTACCGATCGCTCTTTGCGGTCAGGAAGCGCTGCGGTTACTTCGTCAATCTCCTCCTGGAGATCTTCTGGAAGTCTGAGCATGAACGGCTTTCCCATCGTACCTCCCTCTTTCGGGGGACGACCGACCCGAACCTGTTCCACCTTCCGGCCTCGTTTAGGTTGCTTTGACATGCCAATTAGTATCGTAGCTCATAAATAATACAGCAAATCACGAAAAGTTGATTGAACAGGCCTCGAAGTGAGGATCGACTTAATTGACATTTCGTAGCTCAAAAAATATATTATAGATAGTTAGACGGTATGCAGGCCCTCCGCCAGAACGACCCGGAAAAAAGGCAGAAAGAACCAGCCGGGAAGCGAGCAGCGAAACTTGAGGACGACCGGCGGCCCGAACCCAGCGCTGAAAGGCGAAGGGCGAAGCTATGGAAACAACACGAGACTAGAAGCCTTCCTCATGCAAACGGCCCACCGTGATCCCTGGTGTTACTAGCACCAGGCGGTAGGCCGCGCGTGAGTATCCTTGGACGGGAAACTTCACATGAGAGTTGATATCACAACGTCAGAAGGCCTTGCAACGATCGGCGGATGCGCCGCTCTGTTTGCAGGCATCAATTGGACGATCGCGCATAGCGGAACGGGGCTGACGGCGTATCTGTCCTCCTCGGCTGTTCTAGCTGTCGCCGGCGGCATTGCCGTATTTGCCGGTGCTAGAGCGTTAGGAACCGGACGGAAAGACGCCGGACGTCTCCTACTCGCTATCTTCGTCGGCTTGGCGTGCGGCGAAGCATATAACTTCTACATGACCGCAAAGACGTCCGTTGCCTCCCAAGAGGAAGCCACAGCACCGATGCGGGAGAAAATGCGGAAGCACGACGATGCGGTGGCTCGTCTTCGCGAGATTGAAGCGGCGACACCGTCCACAATGCGCTTGACGGCGGCGAGGCAGGCTCTTGCTGACGCCAAGGTCGGCGGCGAATCCCAGCGCGTTCGAGATGCACAGAAGGCGCTCGATACCGCCCAGCTCGCCGCTGACGAGGAAGCCAAGGACGGTTGCAGAACCGTCTGCAAACAAAAGCAGGCGGAAGTGGCCAAGGCCCGCACGGGTCTCGCGGTAGCAATAGCTGCTGCGGCTCAAGATCGCCGGACGGACCTGGTCAATGCCGAGCGAGAAGTTACCGCAGCAATTGCCGAGGCTGACACAAAGCACGAAGCCAAAGTGAATGCCGCAAAGGCGGATGTGGAAGCAAGCCCGCTGCCACCATCGCCGACGTCGCTGTCTGACCGGACGGGGCTTCCCGCGTGGGGTCTCGACCTGTTTGAGGCTCTTCTGAAGTCGTTCGGACTTAACATCATGGCGGCAACTCTAATCGCCTACGGTGCGCAGCGTCCCGACGGCGGGAAAGACGACGTGCAGTCGGACTTTCCGGCCTCGGCCGCTGAACGTCCGGAACTGCCCAGGTTCTTCCGCCCGGATGGTCCTAAAGGCCAAGGGAAACGGGGTCCGGACCGTCCGAAACGACCCGGACCGTCCGGCGGACTGTCCAAAGAGGACGCCTTCAAAGACCTAGTGCAGCGATTGGCGGACGGTGAGACGATCCCGTCCGACTCGAAGCTCGCATCGGACTGGAATCGTCCGAAGCAGACGGTCCATGAGTGGATGAAGGGCTGGCGGAAGATTGGCGTCGTCCCTGCGCCCGTCCAGGTCGGACGGTGCAAACAGACGGCATTGGCGGAGTAGCTCACGTCCGGACAAATCGAGCCCTCGTCGGAAACGGCGGGGGCCTTCATTTCCGCAAAATAATGCGCATTTATACACACTTTCTATTGACGAGCGGCGCTGTTGTGTGTATCAATACACACAACAGAAAGGGCGGACGCAATGGAAGACAGCAGGGCAATCATTCGGAAACTGGAAGCTGATGGCTGGTACCTCGCCCGCACCAAGGGCAGCCATAATCAGTTCCGCCATCCGACGAAACCCGGCGTCGTCACTGTCCCCCACCCCTCGAAGGCTTTCGCAATGGGTACGTACCGCTCAATATATCGTCAGGCCGGGTGGCCATGGCCACCCAACTAGGAGTGATAACATGGCCTACTATACCGCTATTCTGCACCGTGGCGGAGACGACAGCATCGGCGTCTCGTTTCCTGACCTTCCCGGCTGCATCGCCCAGGGCGACTCGGTCGACGCCGCGCTGGTAAGCGCCGAGGATGCTGCGACCTTTCACGTCGAGGGATTAATCGAGGCTGGCGAAGCAGTGCCGGTGGCGAGATCGCTCGACGCACTACGCGCCGATCCGGAATTCTTCGACGACTTCGCCGGAAATATCGCGGTCGTGCTCGTGCCGCTGACGATTCCAAGCCGATCGGTTCGGGTAAATCTGACGTTCGATGAAAATCTTCTGGCAGCGATCGACCGGGCTGCCGAGCGCACTGGCGCGTCGCGATCAGGCTTCCTCGCTGATGCCGCCCGCGCGAAGTTGACCGCCGCGTGACCCTAAGCGGGCATTGATAAGTGTTGACCCTCGGTGCTGCCCAGCGCCGGGGGCTTTTTTTCTTTTGTGCCGAAAATGCCGGGCGTCCCGCCATGGCCCCAAGAAATTGGATTATGCTGAAAAATCGCCGCCCTGGCGAGGCGCCCGCAAAACCCTGGCACGACACTTCTGGAGAACGATTGTACGGAAGGCCCCATCCTAAGTTTTATCAACAATTATATTTTCCCGGCCTTCAAACTGCGCCGCCCTTCGCTAGGCTGCCAGTAGGTCTTTCTTTTCTAATCCAGATTGTACAATGCGCATCGCGGCGGGGTCGAAGCTGCGAGCCAACGCGAAGGCTTCTGCGGGTGAACCCGAGAGCCATGTCTCAAAGTCTGCTTCTTCGCTAAGCAGCACCGGCATCCGTTCGTGATTGATCGAATCTGTGAGCGCGTTCGGCGCCGTCGTCATGAACGAGTAGACGTCCAGCTCGACATTCGGGCCATCCTTTTTCACCGGGCCCTTCCAGCGCTGCCAGATGCCGGGAAAAGCGAATAGGCGGCGGTCCTCGTCGCCGTTGACGGCAAACCAATGCCATTGCGCGGGCTTGTCGCTATCCGGCTCGCAGTAGCTTGACGCCGGCACGAGGCAGCGCCGCTGCTCGAACGATGGCTTCCAAAACCGGCTTGATAGGATCTTGTCGTCACGGACGTTGGTGACCCGGCGAGGTGCCTTACCAGGTTGGAGGAGCACGAAGCCCCAGCTCATCGTGACCAGCTCGCGCTCGCCGTCCTCTGCCTTGCGGATCACGCTCCCGTTCCAGCCAGGAAATATCGCCGACTGCGGCTCGTTCGTCGTTGCGCGATTGTGCGCCACGCGGAAGAGGCGGCGGATCGCTTCGACGTTTCGGGTCTGGGAATACAGGTTGCACATCGAGCGCCGAAAATAGTCATCTGCCGCCGCGCTCGCAAGGCTCATACATCGTTTGTGACTTGAACCGACCGGCCGCGCCGTTAAATAGCGCGATGGGGAGATTTGGGACGGCCGACCGCATGGAGTCTGCCTATGGACCCAAACGATAGCCGGACCTGGCGGCTTCCGACCGATGACGCCTGGAGGAAATGCACGCTACGCGGCATCATCGAGGACGGCGCGCGAATTTGGCTCGATTGCTCGGGCTGCCAGCGGAGCAGCTACGTCGAAGCGTTGCCTTGGATCCAGCAGTATGGCGTCGATATCGACATGCCGCTGCTGCTGCTAGCCCGCC includes:
- a CDS encoding HK97 family phage prohead protease, which encodes MDRYQANFEIKFASGAKDGSFSGYGAIFGNVDSYGDVIERGAFKASLNQWAEKGKLPPMLLQHGGFFGPVDDMLPVGKWVSMEENAKGLKVEGELFALGTDRGQLLHEGMKAGSLDGLSIGYRAKKFTMGTKPSEPRRTLHEIDLVELSIVTFPANDKARVGAVKSADIDGLNSLSDCEDFLREAGGPSWSKKTARDFVSRLKSIARREAGDDQDVKGLLESIRSTRKLITPHH
- a CDS encoding phage portal protein; this translates as MRGVFGSIAGGLEAKSAIVYGPMESLWANLFGGEPSKSGVSITWKTALQCTTVLACARRIAEALMVPCKIYRRDANSKTRQEDRSHPLYAVLEDAPNQWQSGLEYRETIGLHLALTGNHYSFIGRVNGRIDELIPLVDCTARMASDGSMKYRAQILPGQTADFDASEIWHIRGPSWNGSVGLDAVKLIREAIGLSLASEETHARLHSNGAQPGGILTTEKVLGKEARQRLREQWAAHQVGLANRFKTAVLDNGIKWQSLAMTGVDAQHIQVRQFQVEECCRGMGVLPIMVGYSGDKAATYASAEQMFLAHLVHTVRPLHDRVASSAKRWLLTKEEREKGFYLSFLEQAFLSPAMKDKAEYFKIALGGGGNPGWLTPDEVRSFDEMSPKPGGDRLYVPVNTTPIGDDGFPRPIARQPGSKDPVNG
- a CDS encoding type II toxin-antitoxin system HicA family toxin, which translates into the protein MEDSRAIIRKLEADGWYLARTKGSHNQFRHPTKPGVVTVPHPSKAFAMGTYRSIYRQAGWPWPPN
- a CDS encoding type II toxin-antitoxin system HicB family antitoxin; amino-acid sequence: MAYYTAILHRGGDDSIGVSFPDLPGCIAQGDSVDAALVSAEDAATFHVEGLIEAGEAVPVARSLDALRADPEFFDDFAGNIAVVLVPLTIPSRSVRVNLTFDENLLAAIDRAAERTGASRSGFLADAARAKLTAA
- a CDS encoding terminase large subunit, which translates into the protein MEWSTAVPNWEHRILAREPLIPFEPLFPNEAEQALEVFKSLRVVDIAGQPTFGEACADWVFDFVRAIFGAYDAGNAKRLIREFFLLISKKNGKSTIAAAIMLTALIRNWRHSSELLILAPTLEIANNSYKPAADMVRADPELVTLLHVQDNFRQITHRITKAVLKVVAADTDTVGGKKAAFVLVDELWIFGKKLKADAMLREATGGLVSRPEGFVIYLSTQSDEPPAGVFKAKLDYFRDVRDGKIVDRKSLAVLYEFPPEMVEREAYLDPSYFYVTNPNIDRSVDRDWLLDELNKAKNSGPGALASHLAKHLNIEIGINLRSNRWPGADHWISAVDADLAAINARSSFDAFYALLDRCECVTLGADGGGLDDIFGLSAIGREPDEIEIEVEVAGRTTVQRMKRWLCWSHAWCHSGVLERRKSIAPVLLQFQKAGELTIVGDELSDLGAIVEIIRIVKERGLLGGVGVDPAGLGELVELLADIDVTSENELLFGVPQGFGMMNAIKTTERRLAKGLLRHAGGAMMAWCVGNLKIEPTATAIRATKQNAGDAKIDPAMALFDAATVMVRNPSPSQGSYLDDNDLMVI
- a CDS encoding SOS response-associated peptidase family protein, which translates into the protein MSLASAAADDYFRRSMCNLYSQTRNVEAIRRLFRVAHNRATTNEPQSAIFPGWNGSVIRKAEDGERELVTMSWGFVLLQPGKAPRRVTNVRDDKILSSRFWKPSFEQRRCLVPASSYCEPDSDKPAQWHWFAVNGDEDRRLFAFPGIWQRWKGPVKKDGPNVELDVYSFMTTAPNALTDSINHERMPVLLSEEADFETWLSGSPAEAFALARSFDPAAMRIVQSGLEKKDLLAA